A single region of the Planctomycetia bacterium genome encodes:
- a CDS encoding nuclear transport factor 2 family protein → MNTRTVAKTASALKNGEAPDAWTQTLFGSLDVMDVEKFISFMTDDVRFQFAGQPEVNGRKATFEYLKGFLGMLDAIVHDLKWQVRNGDTLIVHGLAEYRAGAGRASVSWINVLTLRGGKIADYLIFVDSVPLAGLLASHTKSS, encoded by the coding sequence ATGAATACTCGAACCGTCGCCAAGACTGCCTCGGCGCTCAAGAACGGCGAGGCGCCCGACGCCTGGACTCAGACGCTCTTCGGCTCGCTCGATGTGATGGATGTGGAGAAATTCATCAGCTTCATGACGGACGACGTGCGCTTTCAGTTTGCGGGTCAGCCCGAGGTTAACGGACGCAAGGCGACCTTCGAGTACCTGAAGGGATTCCTCGGCATGCTGGACGCCATCGTCCACGATCTCAAATGGCAGGTTAGGAATGGCGACACGCTGATCGTGCATGGCCTTGCCGAATATCGCGCCGGTGCGGGCCGCGCATCGGTCTCGTGGATCAACGTTCTCACGCTGCGCGGCGGAAAGATCGCCGACTATCTGATCTTTGTCGATTCGGTGCCGCTTGCCGGATTGCTCGCGAGTCACACCAAATCATCATGA
- a CDS encoding SDR family oxidoreductase: protein MNLSERVVIVSHGDSVVGRAICGALSIAGAHAVPVRFGQDVEPEDPQSWRNFLGTLPSDDVFGLVMSFGDSEYGTLTEQDPDEFAAAVRRHATPFFAASNAIIPLMVTGGKGSIVSIVSGFTDRPRKGYAAYLSAHATVRMLSKSIAVDFAAAGIRSNILLAGGIDCAPLPPGMDRETMLTGLRAKIPLGQTVSAQDIAASVKFLMSDAASFMHGAELPLDGALRLANP from the coding sequence ATGAACCTGTCGGAGCGGGTTGTCATCGTCAGCCACGGCGACAGCGTCGTTGGTCGCGCCATCTGCGGCGCACTTAGCATTGCGGGCGCGCACGCCGTGCCAGTACGCTTCGGGCAAGACGTCGAGCCCGAAGACCCGCAGAGCTGGCGGAACTTCCTGGGGACCTTACCGTCGGACGATGTGTTTGGCTTGGTGATGTCCTTCGGTGATTCCGAGTACGGCACGCTCACCGAGCAGGACCCCGATGAGTTCGCCGCTGCGGTTCGTCGTCACGCTACACCGTTCTTCGCCGCTTCGAATGCGATCATTCCGTTAATGGTAACTGGAGGCAAGGGCAGCATCGTGAGCATCGTCTCCGGGTTCACGGACCGGCCGCGTAAGGGCTATGCCGCCTATCTTTCAGCTCACGCGACGGTGCGGATGCTGAGCAAATCCATTGCGGTGGATTTTGCCGCGGCGGGAATCCGCAGCAACATTCTATTGGCGGGCGGAATCGACTGTGCGCCGCTGCCGCCGGGCATGGATCGCGAGACGATGCTGACAGGGTTGCGCGCGAAAATCCCCCTCGGGCAGACCGTTTCCGCGCAAGACATCGCCGCGTCGGTTAAGTTTTTGATGTCCGACGCTGCATCCTTCATGCACGGCGCCGAGCTTCCCCTCGATGGCGCGCTGCGCCTCGCCAACCCTTGA